The Microcaecilia unicolor chromosome 3, aMicUni1.1, whole genome shotgun sequence nucleotide sequence TGTCCCAATTATGGAGAAATATAAATGGTACCTCAAGTTATAAAGGCATGTCTCCTCTACAGCCTTTAGAGATGGATTAATAACTTTGAACTCTGTTATTTAAGCTAATGCATGGCTTTACAGATTTGCATTCACTAAACAAAATATGGTATTCATTACAATTAAAAAACATGCACAATGCCTCGTTTTGAAACGTAACTTAAAATATAATTCATTTACCTCGCTTTCTCAGGGGCATCTAAAGGATTGCTGAAGAATGGTTCTTGATAAATTGCCTCCATTAGTTCATGATCAAATAAAGTTGCCATGATTTCATCACGGCTTGGTGGAGACATCAGTGGTTTCAAAATATAAGTTGTGCGAGGCGTAAGGCTTCCATTTTTAGACTGTGAGGGAGAACTTATAGATCTTGGGGAACTGTCTGGTGTAGATGTTAGgccttctgtatttctggaaatgTACAACTCTAAATCTTTAGCAGCCATATCCATAAGCTCCCCATCTGGAGATGATGAGAGTCCAGTGAAGGAGGCACTGATTGAACCTAGGTGTTGACTTGCTCCAAACGCAAATTCCTTCCTGTTGTAATCTATCTGCATCCAGTCTGAGTTATTTGCCAGGCTACCAGATAGTTCTTTATTTACTGATCTCCTATACAGCTTTAACTTTTCATTCACACTGTTCTCAGACAGTGGAACACCAAAACCATCAACTGTTAAAGCCAACTGAAAAGTCTGAGGATGTTCACTGGTTTTCCACAGACCACAATGATTATTTGTTTTGATATCTACAGCTGATTTATCAAAAAGCTCAGGACTTAATGTAATGGACTTTGTCCATTCAGTTTGATCTGAGGAATGGGTTCTCTCTTCCAGATCTTTTGGGCCACCACAGCTCAAATTTTCAGGTTTCTCAGATGTTTGTGCAAAAATAGGATCATGAACTGCATCACTCAAGAACTTTTGTGGTAAATTCTGATCTGATGGGACAAACTGACTCCCTGAGTATAAACTGCAAAATCCAGTCTGCCCTATGACATTGATATCAAAATCATAGTTATGCTCTGGTGATAAGTTGTCTTCAAGAGAGTAACAGCTTTCAAAACCTGGGTCTGAAAACATGACAGGACTACAATCAGAGACAGAGTTGTGCAACTGAGTGTTACCATTCTGCTGATTCAACAAGTCTGCTTGAAAACCTCTGGACATTTTTTCTTTAGGTTTTCGAGGAGTCCTAGGTCTTCTTGGTGATGTAACACTCCGagatctctcatttgttccaTTCTCATCAGGAAGAcaagaaatatttttgttttgttgaggTCTACTTGAGAGTTCCTGTACAGTACTCATTTGTACTTTCTGTTGCCTCTTGTGAAGCAATTCTTTCAGAACAGCTATACCCAACTGTCCGTCTACAGCTGCTGGTGAAGTTCCCACAATTTTGTTTGTAGGCTGGGAggtaatttttgaacaggaagtgGTTTCTGATATACATGCCTGTTTAATTCTCTGATGGGGAAGATTTTTTGACATATCAATATCCCCTCTGTGTTTGTGTTCCCATCCTACAAGTTTTACTGGACTCTTTAATGATGTCACAAGTGAGTTTTTAAGTAAGGAAAATTCAGATGATACAGGGAGAGATGAATAAATTTCAAAAGGGTTTGATGATTTCTGTAAGCACGTAACCTGTTTCTGACTAATGTCTTTATACAGCAACACATTAGTATTGCTGCATAAGTGATTGGGATTTATTGTGTTTTGAGGGCAATGCAAGTCATTAAACATTCCAAGAGACGACAAGCAACTACCCTTTAAGTCTGAGTTATCTTCAGTTTTGATGCTGCTACTAGTCAATGATGATTGTACAGTCTGCATTGCTTGAGTTGTGAAGTTAGAGAAATGGAATATGTTATTTGGAACCAAACTTGACCCCTTGATCTTAAACATAATGCTTTGACTAGAAGGCCTTTGGGAATTAATTTTGGCGGACGTTTCTCTTTCACAATCCATTAAAGAGGAAAATGTTGAAGGAGGAATGTCTTTTTGCAGAACAGACCAGTGTTGGAAATCTGGAGAATGATCTGCTCCCAATAAAGAAGGAAAGTAGTTCAGTTTCTCTTGCGTATTTGCAGTGTATGGAGGTTGTGTTGATGGAAGGTGCCCTGTTGAAAAACCTGTTAGAGCAACATCTTTCTGGGAAACAAGTGGCTGAAGGCCTGCACAAGCTGTGGAACCTGTAGGCAGATCCTGCTGCTCTGACAGAGACTGTATTTCATCACTAGAGTGGtcatttcctttctttccttttgttttatCCAACTTGCTTTTTGTTCCTTTGCCATTTGGTTTTCGACTTTGTTTTGctcttgtttttctcttttcctcttttgtgGCTTCGTCTGGGCtgattctgtttcttttccttaCTGCTACTGTTGGTTTAAGTGGCTTCTTTCTACATTTTGCAACCTGAGATTTTACTGGACTACTTTTCCCAACTTTTGATTTGATTGTCCTGCTGTTGTAGACATATAAGCCTTTATAAAGTGAAGTCTGCTCATACAGGTTCACTTCAGTTTCCTCAGTCCTTGGGCTAGTGGGAGACCAGCAGCGAGGAGGAGATTCAGGAATTGGACTAGAAATTCTCTCAGAAAGAAAACCAAGTTTAGACATAACATCAGTATACTCCAAGTCACAGTCACCGGTTTCTGCATTATAGGATGGCAAAGGGGGAGAAAGATGCATTCTTTTCTTCCGGGAAGGCAATGCTCTTTTAACAGTTTTACACTCTGCCTTTGGCAATTTTCCAGCTTTTTTCTTTACTGACTTATGTTTCACTTTCCTTTTATGGATCTTCTTTGGCATTAATGGATACACTGGATATTTGGTTGCAGGAGAATCAGGAACTTTAGGCCAAAACTCCTTCAAAGGTGCAAGCTTTTTGTACAGCTTCATTTTGTCCTCTGTAAGTCTAACTTGCTCCTCACTTGAGTCTACTTTACCAATCTTGATAAgcatattttttctacctttaaatCTGTTAATTATGATATATTTGATAATGATTGGTGGCAATTTAGAAAGTTTCCTGCGTTTTGTTGACTTTTGAGAGACATCCAAACTTTCATCAATGTCCACAGTCTGAGGTAGGCTTGTTTTTGAGGTTTGGCTAACCAAGCTCAACTCACCTTCTTCATTCTCATAATTTATTTTACGTTTTGTTCTAAGTGCATATTTATTTCCACGTAGACTAAAGGGCTGCTCTGATTCTAAGAAATCCTCATCAATAGGAAAGTCATAACTATTGCTGTCAGGCATTTTGCTGTCAATAATGCCATTCTCAACTTCAGATACATCATGGCGTAGGCTTAGAGAACTACTGTTTAAAATGCTGCCTGATACACAAGAGATTTCCTTTGTGAATGCGTTCTTTACATTTGCAAGCTCCTGACTGGAAAGATCCAATCCGTTTACAATTACAGGGTCCAAATGGACAAAATTCAGCTTCTTACATGATCCTGAATGTTCCCTATTGGAAAGACCCAGCTTTTTCTTTCGGTCAGTTGGTCTGATTTTCTTTCTTCTAATTGCAGAGCCCTGAATGAAGGTGCATTGTTTGTCTTTAACAGCCACAGAGCCTTGCATGCAAATATCCACCTCAGTCACACCAGCAggcacctgactggctggatccACTTTGTCGGTCACACCCACACATCCCAGACTGGCAGGCTCTACTTTGTTGGTCACATTAACAAGATTCTGATCAGAAGAGTTAACCTTCTCTTGTACAAATGCTGAGCCTTGAATGGTAGGATCTACCTTGTCAGTCATATTCATAGGTCTCTGATGGACGTGATTTGGCTTATTTGTCAAATCTGTGGGCCTATGTCTTGCAGAAATAACCTCATCTGTTCTACCCATAGATTCCAATTTAACAGACTCCAGTTTGCTGCTCAAACTCGCAGGGCCCCAACATTTCAGATCCAGCTTGGAAGGTAAAACCACAGGTCCACAATTAAGCTTGCTGGGCATACTCATTTGTTCCTGATTAGCAAGACTCAGCTTGCTGGGCATGCTCACAGACTCCTGAATAGCAGGAATCAGTTTGCTGGGCATAGTCCTAGTCCCTCCTTTAGTGGGCTCTAGCTTGCTTGGCATATCCCTAGGCCCCCCAGTAGTTGGCTCTAGCTTGCCTGATATATCCCTCAGCCCCTCTGTAGTGGGCCCCAGCTTGCCTGGCATATTCCTAGACTCCCTCATAGCAGGCTCCAGCATGCATGGCATATTCCTCGAATCCCTCATAGCAGGCTCCAGATTGCCTGGCATATCCCTATCCCTCCGCACTCCAACAGTGGGATTCTGCTTGCCTGGCAAATCTCTAGGCCCAAGACCAGATAGATCTAGTTTGGTGTGTACAACCACAGGTCCCCAATTATTTGGCTCCAGCTTCTTTACCCTAGCATGCTCTTGATTAACTTGATCAAACTTCCGATTACCACCTGAAGGCTCCTGAGTGGTGAGACTATGTTTATCCTTTACACTAACAGGCTCCAGACTGCTTAGATTCAGTTGGCTGCTGACATCTGCAGGATCCTGATGTTTGACAATCCCTAGCTTACTTCTATACAGCTTTAACTTGGGTGGTTTGCTGTCCTGCTGTAATTTATAGGTTACGGGGGCTAGTTTCCGGGGTCTGTTAAGACAATTTGAAAGTACAACACTGGGAAAAAACATATAATTTGCCACCTGCTGGCTGATGCTTGCAATTTCTGCTTTGTGTTCCTGAAACTCTTCACATctaatttcaagtttatttaaaccCCCTTCGTTGGTGCCAGCTGTTACAGAAGGTATCACACTTCTATGCCCCACTGAGCAAGATACAGAGTCACAACTTTCACTTACAGGGGAAAAACTATTTATTGACATACCAATGTCTTTTTCATTTACCTCAGAGCACTTTTTATTTTTAGTACAACTTAAACCTGAAAAGTTGGAAGGGCTGTTACCAATATGTTGATTAAGGTGTATACAAAATGTATCCTTTTCAGCTTTTCTGATACTGGTATACTTGCGGCACTGTGAATGCCGAGTGACTGACAAGATTTCCTCTTCATAGTCAAAAACATTCTTGTCACATGGTGAGACTGGTAGGTTATCTTTCTTGTTGCTATCCATATGGGAATTCTCAGAACGAGCAGTGCTATTAAAAAGTGCAGGGTATTTTAAACTGTTTGTGCTTTCAATTGACTGAGAACAAATGGACTGTTTTGACCCCTTTTCTACATTTGGCTCTTTCATAAAGACCTCCTTGCTCAAAATCTGGGAGGAAAGATCTGTTGTGGTGTGTTGACACTGGAAGGCAGTTTTCGCAGAAGACTGGGGTTCCAAGGTAGCAGCATCTTTGTGAAAAATTGAGGCCTTAACTGATGTTTTACTTGCTGCGATTACAGAAGAATGAGTTCGAGAACCTTCCTTGTTCAAAGGATTGTctggaaagaaagaaacaaaatgttATTCTTATGTCAGATGGTTCATCCTGAAGCCTATTTACTGATGTCCATACTCAACACAGTGATGCTGTAGCACCCACTGGTGATTTTATGTCAGAATGGAGTACTACATTTATTTGTCTTCCAGAATTTCTTCAGTGGGTATCTACTTCATGATTCACTCATTactttcagaagttttagaatcTATATAGACTGTGATAGGATCAGTGGCAACAAATGATTCTCTATACACAAAAGCT carries:
- the REV3L gene encoding DNA polymerase zeta catalytic subunit isoform X1; this encodes MMMFSVRMVTADYYLAAPLPALDVCHSAFRDAQVYRVPVVRIFGATPAGQKTCLHLHGIFPYLYVPYDGYGHQPDRYLRQVAFSIDRALNVALGNPSSAAQHIFKVSLVSGIPFYGYHEKEKQFMKIYLYNPSMVKRVCELLQGGAIMNKSYQPYEGHVPYLLQLSMDYNLYGMNLINLAAVKFRKTLKKDDVVCSTQGTKNQFPQNSFACTFFRWEEDEIPSSLVLEGVERQSTCELEVDAVAADVLNRQEIEAQIGRNPGIHAIWEDERQRRREKNESSQISPPASQDRGFLPVTESEKVFQKRLKEILNQNDFSVTPSGSVDYNISSNSEEFSVELTLHSEVLTPEAVPCTPANMVEMHKDWDPSRVKTWRNSNKQEEAVINEEAILNIMESSQNFQASSQRQSQSPILMVNSQDQAMINLLAGLEGDGYQLEGSRRLLQQGFSVNCSNLQNSDDEENEPQIEKEEMELSLLMSQRWDANLEKHEAKGGPPGNNTNEVWSEEEEDSSEDEMQWSGSNLSLANLSIPQLDGTADENSDNPLNKEGSRTHSSVIAASKTSVKASIFHKDAATLEPQSSAKTAFQCQHTTTDLSSQILSKEVFMKEPNVEKGSKQSICSQSIESTNSLKYPALFNSTARSENSHMDSNKKDNLPVSPCDKNVFDYEEEILSVTRHSQCRKYTSIRKAEKDTFCIHLNQHIGNSPSNFSGLSCTKNKKCSEVNEKDIGMSINSFSPVSESCDSVSCSVGHRSVIPSVTAGTNEGGLNKLEIRCEEFQEHKAEIASISQQVANYMFFPSVVLSNCLNRPRKLAPVTYKLQQDSKPPKLKLYRSKLGIVKHQDPADVSSQLNLSSLEPVSVKDKHSLTTQEPSGGNRKFDQVNQEHARVKKLEPNNWGPVVVHTKLDLSGLGPRDLPGKQNPTVGVRRDRDMPGNLEPAMRDSRNMPCMLEPAMRESRNMPGKLGPTTEGLRDISGKLEPTTGGPRDMPSKLEPTKGGTRTMPSKLIPAIQESVSMPSKLSLANQEQMSMPSKLNCGPVVLPSKLDLKCWGPASLSSKLESVKLESMGRTDEVISARHRPTDLTNKPNHVHQRPMNMTDKVDPTIQGSAFVQEKVNSSDQNLVNVTNKVEPASLGCVGVTDKVDPASQVPAGVTEVDICMQGSVAVKDKQCTFIQGSAIRRKKIRPTDRKKKLGLSNREHSGSCKKLNFVHLDPVIVNGLDLSSQELANVKNAFTKEISCVSGSILNSSSLSLRHDVSEVENGIIDSKMPDSNSYDFPIDEDFLESEQPFSLRGNKYALRTKRKINYENEEGELSLVSQTSKTSLPQTVDIDESLDVSQKSTKRRKLSKLPPIIIKYIIINRFKGRKNMLIKIGKVDSSEEQVRLTEDKMKLYKKLAPLKEFWPKVPDSPATKYPVYPLMPKKIHKRKVKHKSVKKKAGKLPKAECKTVKRALPSRKKRMHLSPPLPSYNAETGDCDLEYTDVMSKLGFLSERISSPIPESPPRCWSPTSPRTEETEVNLYEQTSLYKGLYVYNSRTIKSKVGKSSPVKSQVAKCRKKPLKPTVAVRKRNRISPDEATKEEKRKTRAKQSRKPNGKGTKSKLDKTKGKKGNDHSSDEIQSLSEQQDLPTGSTACAGLQPLVSQKDVALTGFSTGHLPSTQPPYTANTQEKLNYFPSLLGADHSPDFQHWSVLQKDIPPSTFSSLMDCERETSAKINSQRPSSQSIMFKIKGSSLVPNNIFHFSNFTTQAMQTVQSSLTSSSIKTEDNSDLKGSCLSSLGMFNDLHCPQNTINPNHLCSNTNVLLYKDISQKQVTCLQKSSNPFEIYSSLPVSSEFSLLKNSLVTSLKSPVKLVGWEHKHRGDIDMSKNLPHQRIKQACISETTSCSKITSQPTNKIVGTSPAAVDGQLGIAVLKELLHKRQQKVQMSTVQELSSRPQQNKNISCLPDENGTNERSRSVTSPRRPRTPRKPKEKMSRGFQADLLNQQNGNTQLHNSVSDCSPVMFSDPGFESCYSLEDNLSPEHNYDFDINVIGQTGFCSLYSGSQFVPSDQNLPQKFLSDAVHDPIFAQTSEKPENLSCGGPKDLEERTHSSDQTEWTKSITLSPELFDKSAVDIKTNNHCGLWKTSEHPQTFQLALTVDGFGVPLSENSVNEKLKLYRRSVNKELSGSLANNSDWMQIDYNRKEFAFGASQHLGSISASFTGLSSSPDGELMDMAAKDLELYISRNTEGLTSTPDSSPRSISSPSQSKNGSLTPRTTYILKPLMSPPSRDEIMATLFDHELMEAIYQEPFFSNPLDAPEKAREIGGRRLMVETRLPNDLPEFEGDFSLEGLRLWKTAFSAMTQNPRLPSPAPIGQLSVQLGKYSNHKVTNDKKLVIMPCKNAPARQRVQLWLQAKEEFEHTKVQGKGQLVHMVKASERLGPPVLTVLPKEILVSPLCPSRTPAMKYDNPVVTLQPLVFKSVECKQMLIKDKPSERDSDVANENNDVYQNYSSPDSSVLPPWQQVESPESQHCNENGENWRNQVLKSSPEEIRSALGKGTQVHVKDETQETLDSSPSPFKSGSERSESLCFHSTPIVQRKSHEGIPEALDFTPVSAEPRCQKMNQRRSNADILRKVLLTTQMKNQFAAINCIKNDTSQIEGPSLNNSYGFKVSVQNLQEAKALHEVQHLTLFSMELHARTRRDLQPDPEFDPICALFYCISSDTVLPNSDKTENTGAIVIDKDHFITSQGSRGQAPLLVRSGVTGLAVTYAVDERHFFQEVVNIMKRYDPDILLGYEVQMHSWGYLLGRAAALDVDLCQMISRIPDDKKENRFATERDEYGADTMSEINIVGRIILNVWRMMRSEVALTNYSFENVAFHVLHQRFPLFTFRTLSDWFDNKTDIYRWKMVDYYVSRVRGTLQILEQLDLIGRTSELARLFGIQFLHVLTRGSQYRVESMMLRVAKPLNYIAVTPSVQQRAQMRAPQCIPLVMEPESRFYSNSILVLDFQSLYPSIIIAYNYCFSTCLGHVENLGKPEAFPFGCTSQRVPPDLLFQIRHDITVSPSGVAFVKASVRKGILPRMLEEILQTRLMVKQSMKAYKHDKALTRMLEARQLGLKLIANVTYGYTAANFSGRMPCVEVGDSIVHKSRETLERAIKLVNDTKKWGARVVYGDTDSMFVLLKGATKEQSFKIGQEIAEAVTAANPKPVKLKFEKVYLPCVLQTKKRYVGYMYETVDQKDPVFDAKGIETVRRDSCPAVGKILERSIKLLFETRDISQIKRYVQAQCLKLLEGKASLQDLIFAKEYRGSSSYRPAACVPALEISRRMVSYDIRSEPRVGERVPYVIVYGTPGVPLIQLVRRPIEVLQDSSLRLNATYYITKQILPPLNRIFSLIGVDVFGWYDELPRMQKVSSVSHSEQDARKVTISQYFTTLHCPVCDGLTQHGICSKCRSQPQQVAVILNQEIRELECQQDNLGKICRSCTGCYDQQIHCVSLNCPVLFKLSRVHRDLWKTPYLRQLLEQF
- the REV3L gene encoding DNA polymerase zeta catalytic subunit isoform X2 codes for the protein MMMFSVRMVTADYYLAAPLPALDVCHSAFRDAQVYRVPVVRIFGATPAGQKTCLHLHGIFPYLYVPYDGYGHQPDRYLRQVAFSIDRALNVALGNPSSAAQHIFKVSLVSGIPFYGYHEKEKQFMKIYLYNPSMVKRVCELLQGGAIMNKSYQPYEGHVPYLLQLSMDYNLYGMNLINLAAVKFRKTLKKDDVVCSTQGTKNQFPQNSFACTFFRWEEDEIPSSLVLEGVERQSTCELEVDAVAADVLNRQEIEAQIGRNPGIHAIWEDERQRRREKNESSQISPPASQDRGFLPVTESEKVFQKRLKEILNQNDFSVTPSGSVDYNISSNSEEFSVELTLHSEVLTPEAVPCTPANMVEMHKDWDPSRVKTWRNSNKQEEAVINEEAILNIMESSQNFQASSQRQSQSPILMVNSQDQAMINLLAGLEGDGYQLEGSRRLLQQGFSVNCSNLQNSDDEENEPQIEKEEMELSLLMSQRWDANLEKHEAKGGPPGNNTNEVWSEEEEDSSEDEMQWSGSNLSLANLSIPQLDGTADENSDNPLNKEGSRTHSSVIAASKTSVKASIFHKDAATLEPQSSAKTAFQCQHTTTDLSSQILSKEVFMKEPNVEKGSKQSICSQSIESTNSLKYPALFNSTARSENSHMDSNKKDNLPVSPCDKNVFDYEEEILSVTRHSQCRKYTSIRKAEKDTFCIHLNQHIGNSPSNFSGLSCTKNKKCSEVNEKDIGMSINSFSPVSESCDSVSCSVGHRSVIPSVTAGTNEGGLNKLEIRCEEFQEHKAEIASISQQVANYMFFPSVVLSNCLNRPRKLAPVTYKLQQDSKPPKLKLYRSKLGIVKHQDPADVSSQLNLSSLEPVSVKDKHSLTTQEPSGGNRKFDQVNQEHARVKKLEPNNWGPVVVHTKLDLSGLGPRDLPGKQNPTVGVRRDRDMPGNLEPAMRDSRNMPCMLEPAMRESRNMPGKLGPTTEGLRDISGKLEPTTGGPRDMPSKLEPTKGGTRTMPSKLIPAIQESVSMPSKLSLANQEQMSMPSKLNCGPVVLPSKLDLKCWGPASLSSKLESVKLESMGRTDEVISARHRPTDLTNKPNHVHQRPMNMTDKVDPTIQGSAFVQEKVNSSDQNLVNVTNKVEPASLGCVGVTDKVDPASQVPAGVTEVDICMQGSVAVKDKQCTFIQGSAIRRKKIRPTDRKKKLGLSNREHSGSCKKLNFVHLDPVIVNGLDLSSQELANVKNAFTKEISCVSGSILNSSSLSLRHDVSEVENGIIDSKMPDSNSYDFPIDEDFLESEQPFSLRGNKYALRTKRKINYENEEGELSLVSQTSKTSLPQTVDIDESLDVSQKSTKRRKLSKLPPIIIKYIIINRFKGRKNMLIKIGKVDSSEEQVRLTEDKMKLYKKLAPLKEFWPKVPDSPATKYPVYPLMPKKIHKRKVKHKSVKKKAGKLPKAECKTVKRALPSRKKRMHLSPPLPSYNAETGDCDLEYTDVMSKLGFLSERISSPIPESPPRCWSPTSPRTEETEVNLYEQTSLYKGLYVYNSRTIKSKVGKSSPVKSQVAKCRKKPLKPTVAVRKRNRISPDEATKEEKRKTRAKQSRKPNGKGTKSKLDKTKGKKGNDHSSDEIQSLSEQQDLPTGSTACAGLQPLVSQKDVALTGFSTGHLPSTQPPYTANTQEKLNYFPSLLGADHSPDFQHWSVLQKDIPPSTFSSLMDCERETSAKINSQRPSSQSIMFKIKGSSLVPNNIFHFSNFTTQAMQTVQSSLTSSSIKTEDNSDLKGSCLSSLGMFNDLHCPQNTINPNHLCSNTNVLLYKDISQKQVTCLQKSSNPFEIYSSLPVSSEFSLLKNSLVTSLKSPVKLVGWEHKHRGDIDMSKNLPHQRIKQACISETTSCSKITSQPTNKIVGTSPAAVDGQLGIAVLKELLHKRQQKVQMSTVQELSSRPQQNKNISCLPDENGTNERSRSVTSPRRPRTPRKPKEKMSRGFQADLLNQQNGNTQLHNSVSDCSPVMFSDPGFESCYSLEDNLSPEHNYDFDINVIGQTGFCSLYSGSQFVPSDQNLPQKFLSDAVHDPIFAQTSEKPENLSCGGPKDLEERTHSSDQTEWTKSITLSPELFDKSAVDIKTNNHCGLWKTSEHPQTFQLALTVDGFGVPLSENSVNEKLKLYRRSVNKELSGSLANNSDWMQIDYNRKEFAFGASQHLGSISASFTGLSSSPDGELMDMAAKDLELYISRNTEGLTSTPDSSPRSISSPSQSKNGSLTPRTTYILKPLMSPPSRDEIMATLFDHELMEAIYQEPFFSNPLDAPEKAREIGGRRLMVETRLPNDLPEFEGDFSLEGLRLWKTAFSAMTQNPRLPSPAPIGQLSVQLGKYSNHKVTNDKKLVIMPCKNAPARQRVQLWLQAKEEFEHTKVQGKGQLVHMVKASERLGPPVLTVLPKEILVSPLCPSRTPAMKYDNPVVTLQPLVFKSVECKQMLIKDKPSERDSDVANENNDVYQNYSSPDSSVLPPWQQVESPESQHCNENGENWRNQVLKSSPEEIRSALGKGTQVHVKDETQETLDSSPSPFKSGSERSESLCFHSTPIVQRKSHEGIPEALDFTPVSAEPRCQKMNQRRSNADILRKVLLTTQMKNQFAAINCIKNDTSQIEGPSLNNSYGFKVSVQNLQEAKALHEVQHLTLFSMELHARTRRDLQPDPEFDPICALFYCISSDTVLPNSDKTENTGAIVIDKDHFITSQGSRGQAPLLVRSGVTGLAVTYAVDERHFFQEVVNIMKRYDPDILLGYEVQMHSWGYLLGRAAALDVDLCQMISRIPDDKKENRFATERDEYGADTMSEINIVGRIILNVWRMMRSEVALTNYSFENVAFHVLHQRFPLFTFRTLSDWFDNKTDIYRWKMVDYYVSRVRGTLQILEQLDLIGRTSELARLFGIQFLHVLTRGSQYRVESMMLRVAKPLNYIAVTPSVQQRAQMRAPQCIPLVMEPESRFYSNSILVLDFQSLYPSIIIAYNYCFSTCLGHVENLGKPEAFPFGCTSQRVPPDLLFQIRHDITVSPSGVAFVKSHHDTE